A DNA window from Oscarella lobularis chromosome 8, ooOscLobu1.1, whole genome shotgun sequence contains the following coding sequences:
- the LOC136189838 gene encoding mesoderm induction early response protein 1-like isoform X2 yields MANPNRHQRQESRRQSNQDSLAVDDGDFELTAEMMIQDELDDETSLLEEEGMENDEAVQEEVSALEKESEMPLEELLAMYGGAANQNAAIEEQKGAEEEKEKEKEDENVSVRLITENGNDDRGPRRGGWMTSQLLESARGGSGDVDRESSSDEEYVSLDKWRKEIQIGEEYQAVIPNTPDTTYVEPVSAMNDKLLWDGNRVDSKEVDSYLALTVWNSPDENEGIDALPLVAENGDSESALYLLKECDYNVHKAIQAAVGRESVAGLESSSSEKEPWTEDDCRSFEIGMQLYGKNFPAIQKNRFPNRTVGEVIHYYYLWKKTEMHDLFAQQHYQNRGGNDYINPGQLVGLEKYGDDADFESSRAPSPLPSTAIAADRGATKPPPAPATTTTAPPPASTTTTTTTATTTALPQSEYWRVTIDGGRKRGAEKDSQHAKRPAVLVPSPPPSEPNLDHQTVASPVTTTEALLASEVLPESSDDSFHESKPH; encoded by the exons ATGGCCAATCCTAATCGCCATCAGCGACAGGAGTCTCGTCGGCAATCGAATCAAGACTCGTTGGCAG TCGACGACGGAGACTTTGAATTGACAGCCGAAATGATGATCCAAGAcgagctcgacgacgagacgagccTCCTCGAGGAGGAAGGAatggaaaacgacgaagcggtGCAGGAAGAAGTTTCTGCATTGGAAAAA GAGAGCGAAATGCCTTTGGAGGAATTATTGGCTATGTACGGAGGCGCAGCCAATCAGAATGCGGCGATAGAGGAACAAAAGGgagcggaggaggagaaggagaaggagaaggaagacgaaaacgtttctgtTCGACTGATTACGGAGAACGGAAACGATGACCGGGGGCCCAGGCGGGGTGGATGGATGACGAGTCAGTTGCTTGAGTCGGCAAGAGGAG gcagcggcgacgtggatagagaatcgtcgtccgacgaagAGTATGTGTCGCTCGATAAATGGAGAAAG GAAATTCAAATCGGAGAGGAGTATCAGGCAGTCATACCCAACACGCCTGACACGACCTACGTAGAACCAG TTTCTGCTATGAACGATAAGCTCCTTTGGGACGGAAACCGAGTCGATTCTAAAGAAG TCGATTCGTACCTGGCGTTGACCGTGTGGAACTCGCCGGACGAAAACGAGGGAATCGATGCGCTTCCTCTCGTTGCAGAGAACGGCGACAGCGAGAGT GCCTTGTACTTGCTAAAAGAGTGTGACTACAACGTGCATAAAGCGATACAGGCTGCTGTCGGTCGCGAATCGGTGGCGGGGTTGGAATCTTCGAGTTCGG AAAAAGAGCCGTGGACGGAGGACGATTGTCGGTCGTTCGAAATTG GGATGCAATTGTACGGTAAAAACTTTCCGGCGATTCAAAAGAATAGG TTTCCAAATCGCACTGTCGGTGAAGTGATTCACTATTACTACCTGTGGAAAAAGACGGAGATGCATGATCTGTTCGCCCAACAACATTACCAAAATCGCGGCGGCAACGATTACATCAATCCTGGCCAATT AGTCGGTCTCGAAAagtacggcgacgacgcggatTTTGAGTCGAGTCGAGCGCCAAGTCCTCTCCCTTCCACCGCAATCGCCGCTGATCGCGGAGCAACGAAACCGCCGCCAGCAccagcgacgacaacaacgGCACCGCCACcagcatcgacgacgacgacgacgacgacagcgacaacGACGGCCCTTCCACAAAGTGAATACTGGCGAGTGACAATCGACGGGGGTCGCAAGCGGGGAGCAGAGAAAGACAGTCAGCACGCGAAACGACCGGCGGTGctcgtgccgtcgccgccgccatccGAACCTAATCTCGATCATCAAACCGTAGCGTCgccggtgacgacgacggaggctCTGCTCGCATCGGAGGTCTTGCCCGAATCTTCCGACGACTCATTTCACGAAAGCAAACCGCACTAA
- the LOC136189852 gene encoding uncharacterized protein, whose translation MKGFLLTAFALTLASALPTDEQRVRRSVETPGFFGGDSEGNGSNSTAEASCTTSAAALSVQMHSFVIEIRELRDSYGTTRLRAKTDQKIPYQDGWPAYSKPYGYYDAKELADWGECYPLAGTVSERVVWDHNNLKRFFVHLQTVLCSEYGLRSANPESNETHFVAEAAKLYDELVTRVSQAKRVIDKCGFVAERSAPATSPYLPGQLNRVSATGVSVEDNWGVLMNLFVAVWRAYENLEATASGAAIQPPSWCDEALKKTIDYQRERQ comes from the exons ATGAAAGGTTTTCTTCTGACCGCTTTTGCTCTTACCTTAGCGAGTGCGTTGCCCACTGACGAGCAGCGCGTACGTCGTTCTGTCGAGACGCCGGGGTTTTTTGGAGGAGACTCGGAGGGAAATGGTTCCAATTCAACGGCAGAAGCGAGTTGCACgacgtccgccgccgctctttCCGTTCAAATGCACAGCTTCGTCATAGAGATTAGAGAACTTCGCGATTCCTAC GGAACAACGCGCCTGCGAGCTAAAACCGACCAAAAGATTCCCTATCAAGATGGATGGCCAGCCTATTCCAAACCGTACGGATACTACGACGCCAAGGAGTTGGCCGATTGGGGCGAATGCTATCCACTAGCCGGG ACGGTCAGCGAAAGAGTCGTTTGGGATCATAATAATCTAAAGCGATTTTTTGTTCACCTGCAAACCGTCTTATGTTCCGAGTACGGCTTACGATCGGCGAATCCCGAATCGAACGAGACGcacttcgtcgccgaagcggcgAAGCTCTACGACGAACTAGTGACGCGAGTGTCGCAAGCGAAACGCGTG attGACAAGTGCGgattcgtcgccgagcgaagtgcgccggcgacgtcgccctATCTTCCAGGCCAACTCAACAGA GTTTCGGCGACTGGCGTGTCGGTCGAGGATAACTGGGGCGTCCTGATGAACCtgttcgtcgccgtttggcGCGCTTACGAGAATCtagaagcgacggcgagcggaGCGGCAATTCAACCGCCCAGCTGGTGCGACGAAgctttgaaaaagacgatcgacTACCAGCGCGAACGccagtag
- the LOC136189838 gene encoding mesoderm induction early response protein 1-like isoform X1 translates to MANPNRHQRQESRRQSNQDSLAVDDGDFELTAEMMIQDELDDETSLLEEEGMENDEAVQEEVSALEKESEMPLEELLAMYGGAANQNAAIEEQKGAEEEKEKEKEDENVSVRLITENGNDDRGPRRGGWMTSQLLESARGGSGDVDRESSSDEEYVSLDKWRKEIQIGEEYQAVIPNTPDTTYVEPVSAMNDKLLWDGNRVDSKEVDSYLALTVWNSPDENEGIDALPLVAENGDSESALYLLKECDYNVHKAIQAAVGRESVAGLESSSSEKEPWTEDDCRSFEIGLSSLFGNRLIELLIGMQLYGKNFPAIQKNRFPNRTVGEVIHYYYLWKKTEMHDLFAQQHYQNRGGNDYINPGQLVGLEKYGDDADFESSRAPSPLPSTAIAADRGATKPPPAPATTTTAPPPASTTTTTTTATTTALPQSEYWRVTIDGGRKRGAEKDSQHAKRPAVLVPSPPPSEPNLDHQTVASPVTTTEALLASEVLPESSDDSFHESKPH, encoded by the exons ATGGCCAATCCTAATCGCCATCAGCGACAGGAGTCTCGTCGGCAATCGAATCAAGACTCGTTGGCAG TCGACGACGGAGACTTTGAATTGACAGCCGAAATGATGATCCAAGAcgagctcgacgacgagacgagccTCCTCGAGGAGGAAGGAatggaaaacgacgaagcggtGCAGGAAGAAGTTTCTGCATTGGAAAAA GAGAGCGAAATGCCTTTGGAGGAATTATTGGCTATGTACGGAGGCGCAGCCAATCAGAATGCGGCGATAGAGGAACAAAAGGgagcggaggaggagaaggagaaggagaaggaagacgaaaacgtttctgtTCGACTGATTACGGAGAACGGAAACGATGACCGGGGGCCCAGGCGGGGTGGATGGATGACGAGTCAGTTGCTTGAGTCGGCAAGAGGAG gcagcggcgacgtggatagagaatcgtcgtccgacgaagAGTATGTGTCGCTCGATAAATGGAGAAAG GAAATTCAAATCGGAGAGGAGTATCAGGCAGTCATACCCAACACGCCTGACACGACCTACGTAGAACCAG TTTCTGCTATGAACGATAAGCTCCTTTGGGACGGAAACCGAGTCGATTCTAAAGAAG TCGATTCGTACCTGGCGTTGACCGTGTGGAACTCGCCGGACGAAAACGAGGGAATCGATGCGCTTCCTCTCGTTGCAGAGAACGGCGACAGCGAGAGT GCCTTGTACTTGCTAAAAGAGTGTGACTACAACGTGCATAAAGCGATACAGGCTGCTGTCGGTCGCGAATCGGTGGCGGGGTTGGAATCTTCGAGTTCGG AAAAAGAGCCGTGGACGGAGGACGATTGTCGGTCGTTCGAAATTGGTTTGTCGTCTCTCTTTGGTAATCGATTGATTGAATTGTTGATAGGGATGCAATTGTACGGTAAAAACTTTCCGGCGATTCAAAAGAATAGG TTTCCAAATCGCACTGTCGGTGAAGTGATTCACTATTACTACCTGTGGAAAAAGACGGAGATGCATGATCTGTTCGCCCAACAACATTACCAAAATCGCGGCGGCAACGATTACATCAATCCTGGCCAATT AGTCGGTCTCGAAAagtacggcgacgacgcggatTTTGAGTCGAGTCGAGCGCCAAGTCCTCTCCCTTCCACCGCAATCGCCGCTGATCGCGGAGCAACGAAACCGCCGCCAGCAccagcgacgacaacaacgGCACCGCCACcagcatcgacgacgacgacgacgacgacagcgacaacGACGGCCCTTCCACAAAGTGAATACTGGCGAGTGACAATCGACGGGGGTCGCAAGCGGGGAGCAGAGAAAGACAGTCAGCACGCGAAACGACCGGCGGTGctcgtgccgtcgccgccgccatccGAACCTAATCTCGATCATCAAACCGTAGCGTCgccggtgacgacgacggaggctCTGCTCGCATCGGAGGTCTTGCCCGAATCTTCCGACGACTCATTTCACGAAAGCAAACCGCACTAA